The Leifsonia sp. ZF2019 DNA segment CCGAAGCAGATGCCGAAGTACGGCAGCCCGGCCCGCAGCGTGTCCTGGAGGAGCGCCACGTGGCGGTCGGAGGCCTGCGGGTCGCCCGGTCCGTTCGAGAAGAACAGGGCGGAGACGCCGAGGTCGAGCACATCCTGCGCGGACACCTGCTGCGGGAGCACGTGCACGTCCAGCCCCCGGCCGGCCAGGTTCTCCAGCGTGGACTTCTTGACGCCGAGATCGAGCACCGCGACCGAGCCGACCTTCTCGCCGACGGCGGGGAGTGTGTACGGCTCCACGGTCGAGACCTCGGCGGACAGGTTGCGGCCGCTCATCGCCGCGCCGCTACGGACCAGGTCGAGCTGCTCCCCGTCGGAGAGGTCGAAGTCCTCGCCGGAGAAGACGCCCGCGCGCATGGCGCCCGCCGAGCGGATGTGTCGGGTGACGGCACGGGTGTCGATCCCGCTGATGCCCACCACGCCCTGGGCCACCAGGTCGTCGTCGAGGCTCCGCTGCGCGCGGAAGTTCGACACGATGCGGCTGGGCTCGCGGACCACGTAGCCGGCGACCCAGATCTGCCGCGACTCCATGTCCTCGTCGTTGGTGCCGGTGTTTCCGATGTGCGGGGCCGTCATGAGGACGATCTGCCCGGCGTAGGACGGGTCGGTCAGCGTCTCCTGGTATCCGGTCATGCCGGTCGAGAACACCGCTTCGCCGAGCGTCCGCCCGGTGGCGCCGTAGGCCCGGCCCACATAGCGCTTCCCGTCTTCGAGGACGAGCACTGCCCGTCCGGCTGTCACGTCACCTGCAGTCACGTCACACCTCCTGATCTTCCGGGCCGTTTCCGCCCGTCGTGCTCCCCGTCGGCGTCGCGCCGGGGAGGATGTCTTCGATGGCCGCTGTCACCGTGTCGCGGCCGGCCGGGTCGACGACCCGGAAGTAGCTGTCGGCGGGGATCCCGCCGCTGGTCATCCATCCGAACCGGAGCAGGCCGTCCCGCTCCACCACCCGGTCGATGGTGAAGGTAGCCGCGCCGACGCCGGTGAGCGTCGAGGCCGGCACGAAGACGGGCTGCTCGCCCGCGACCCGGATCGCGACCCCCTCGGGCGAGACGCTCAGGGTCCCCTTCCCGCGGTAGGCCAGACCCGGGAGGGCGAGCCGCTCGAGCTGCTCCCCCGCCTTGGTGGTCGCGACGTAGAGCACATCGGCCGCGGCGGTCGGCGCACCGAGCTGGGCGGGGACCGGATGGCCGCCGCCCGCAGACGCGTCGCGCCGCACCCGTCGTCGCCAGCCCCAGAGCGCGAGCAGCAGGACGACGACCAGGACGACCGCGACGCCCACGGTGGGGAGGAGCTTATCCACGGGTGGCCTCCAGATCGACGACGGTGCCGTCGAGCACGGTCGCATAGCCCCGGTGGAACGTCGCGACGACGCGGCCGGGGAGGGTCATCGACAGGTACGGCGAGTTGACGCCCTTGCCTGCGAGGTCGCCGGTCGCGAACGAGCGCGACGCGGCCGGGTCGTAGAGG contains these protein-coding regions:
- the carA gene encoding glutamine-hydrolyzing carbamoyl-phosphate synthase small subunit — translated: MTAGDVTAGRAVLVLEDGKRYVGRAYGATGRTLGEAVFSTGMTGYQETLTDPSYAGQIVLMTAPHIGNTGTNDEDMESRQIWVAGYVVREPSRIVSNFRAQRSLDDDLVAQGVVGISGIDTRAVTRHIRSAGAMRAGVFSGEDFDLSDGEQLDLVRSGAAMSGRNLSAEVSTVEPYTLPAVGEKVGSVAVLDLGVKKSTLENLAGRGLDVHVLPQQVSAQDVLDLGVSALFFSNGPGDPQASDRHVALLQDTLRAGLPYFGICFGNQLLGRALGLSTYKLPFGHRGINQPVLDKRTGRVEITAQNHGFAVQAPLDATFDSPAGFGRVEVSHFSLNDNVVEGLNCLDLQAFSVQYHPEAAAGPHDANYLFDRFLSMITGRETADAEPTKEAGA
- a CDS encoding PH-like domain-containing protein, which produces MDKLLPTVGVAVVLVVVLLLALWGWRRRVRRDASAGGGHPVPAQLGAPTAAADVLYVATTKAGEQLERLALPGLAYRGKGTLSVSPEGVAIRVAGEQPVFVPASTLTGVGAATFTIDRVVERDGLLRFGWMTSGGIPADSYFRVVDPAGRDTVTAAIEDILPGATPTGSTTGGNGPEDQEV